In Rhizobium sp. N324, a single genomic region encodes these proteins:
- a CDS encoding VWA domain-containing protein, translating to MSDRKTPEESLRRWRLVLGRFAERQLSGCCSGADARRDAVLERIYGESYRRRGIRTGGPESGRKNRKGGAEPPQMTLPEWYGEMRALFPKSVLERVEKDALGRFGMTELLDDPKALAELDPDPSLLAALLAHRGRADPVIAAKIREVAKCVVEELTKRLRLQTSRALSGARRRGETTARRSSARDIAWNQTIRKNLKNWDQERRVLIAEHLHFHAAARRHLPWRIVLCIDQSGSMATSLIYSAVMASILSTLPAVTVKLVLFDTTVVDLSDEVGDPVDVLMSVQLGGGTDIGRAVAYCEATHIAESQRTIFVLISDFCEGAPVAPLFAAIRRLAGARVKLLGLAALDEAARPAYDRETAARLVDAGMEIAALTPEHFADWVAGHIR from the coding sequence ATGAGCGATCGGAAGACGCCTGAGGAGAGCCTTCGCCGCTGGCGCCTGGTGCTCGGCCGCTTCGCCGAGCGCCAGCTTTCGGGCTGCTGCAGCGGTGCCGACGCCCGCCGCGACGCCGTGCTCGAACGCATCTACGGCGAATCCTATCGCCGCCGCGGCATCCGCACGGGTGGGCCCGAGAGCGGCCGGAAGAATCGGAAAGGCGGCGCCGAGCCGCCGCAGATGACGCTGCCGGAATGGTATGGCGAGATGCGCGCGCTGTTTCCGAAATCGGTGCTGGAGCGGGTGGAAAAGGATGCGCTCGGCCGCTTCGGCATGACCGAGCTTCTCGACGATCCCAAGGCGCTCGCCGAACTCGATCCCGATCCGTCGCTGCTGGCCGCGCTGCTGGCCCATCGCGGCCGCGCCGATCCGGTCATCGCCGCCAAGATCCGCGAGGTCGCCAAGTGCGTCGTCGAGGAATTGACCAAGCGGCTGCGGCTGCAGACGAGCCGGGCGCTCTCGGGCGCCAGGCGGCGCGGCGAGACGACGGCGCGCCGCTCATCCGCCCGCGACATCGCCTGGAACCAGACGATCCGCAAGAACCTGAAGAACTGGGATCAGGAGCGGCGCGTGCTGATCGCCGAACATCTGCATTTCCACGCCGCCGCCCGCCGACATCTCCCCTGGCGCATCGTGCTCTGCATCGACCAGTCGGGCTCGATGGCGACCTCGCTGATCTACAGCGCCGTGATGGCCTCGATCCTGTCGACCCTGCCGGCGGTGACGGTCAAGCTCGTGCTGTTCGATACGACTGTGGTCGACCTCAGCGACGAGGTCGGCGATCCCGTCGACGTGCTGATGTCGGTGCAGCTCGGCGGCGGCACCGATATCGGCCGGGCGGTTGCCTATTGCGAGGCGACGCACATCGCCGAGTCGCAGCGGACGATCTTCGTGCTGATCTCCGATTTTTGCGAGGGCGCGCCGGTTGCTCCGCTCTTCGCCGCCATCCGCCGGCTGGCCGGTGCCCGCGTCAAGCTGCTCGGCCTTGCCGCTCTCGATGAGGCCGCCCGGCCGGCCTATGACCGGGAGACCGCCGCCCGCCTGGTCGATGCCGGCATGGAGATCGCCGCGCTGACGCCGGAGCATTTCGCCGACTGGGTTGCGGGGCATATCAGGTGA
- a CDS encoding DUF982 domain-containing protein codes for MSKRRSFKPVKITINGKVRTVYNVVQAGNTLLNDWPDQTPAAKVAERLVLDVFNDAAEPEQVRRAFITAAKASDIKYSS; via the coding sequence ATGAGCAAGCGACGAAGCTTCAAACCGGTGAAGATCACCATCAATGGCAAGGTGAGGACGGTCTATAATGTCGTCCAGGCCGGCAACACTTTGCTGAACGATTGGCCCGACCAGACGCCGGCGGCCAAGGTTGCCGAGCGGCTTGTGCTTGATGTGTTCAACGATGCCGCCGAGCCCGAGCAGGTGCGCCGCGCCTTCATTACCGCCGCCAAGGCCAGCGATATCAAATATAGTTCCTGA